One window of Nymphaea colorata isolate Beijing-Zhang1983 chromosome 1, ASM883128v2, whole genome shotgun sequence genomic DNA carries:
- the LOC116245748 gene encoding uncharacterized protein LOC116245748, translating into MCPEGVGFVAVMAVSGSILYAALRAHRQLVSDFKKRIEFEFSVESSPEHGEPVKKRVTFADDTADPCSDGKEYRKRRSTVGKRRGRRARNEEESGDRPVEIPADMPPNRMALYRGLREERAVRETIH; encoded by the exons ATGTGCCCTGAAGGCGTCGGATTCGTGGCGGTCATGGCGGTCTCCGGCAGCATCCTCTACGCCGCCCTCAGGGCGCACCGGCAGCTCGTCTCCGACTTCAAGAAGCGGATAGAGTTTGAGTTCAGCGTTGAGAGTTCGCCag AGCACGGAGAGCCCGTGAAGAAGAGGGTGACCTTCGCGGACGACACCGCCGACCCTTGTTCCGATGGCAAGGAGTACAGGAAGAGAAGGTCGACGGTGGGAAAGCGGCGGGGCCGCAGGGCGAGGAACGAGGAAGAATCCGGCGATCGGCCGGTGGAGATTCCGGCAGATATGCCGCCGAACAGGATGGCGTTGTATAGGGGGCTCAGAGAAGAGAGAGCCGTGAGGGAGACGATCCATTGA
- the LOC116246271 gene encoding sucrose-phosphatase 1-like, which translates to MDRLCGPARVMIVSDLDHTMVDHHDPDDLSLLRFNALWEAHYRHDSLLVFSTGRSPTLYRKLREQKPMLSPDITIMSVGTEITYGEAMLPDDGWEHVLNQKWDREIVIEEASHLSHLKFQSPTEQRPHKVSFYVEKERAQEAIATFSKTLKDRGLDVKIIYSGGIDLDILPQGAGKGQALAYLLKKFNSEGKLPTTTLVCGDSGNDADLFSVPDVYGVMVSNAQEELLQWHAENAKDNPKIIHATERCASGIIEALGHFRLGAAISPRDITDYSQYKTEGFIPGLEVVKFYCLYERWCRADTENSEKHLQDMKHTFSANGVTVHPWGAEQSFSDAVEALRNCYGDKQGKPFRVWIDRISGQQIHSDTWVVKFRKWEFYGEGRRGCITTAILQSKAGPSEQCVWLHLHQTWLNEMGIMEESGWIF; encoded by the exons ATGGACAGATTGTGTGGTCCTGCTCGTGTCATGATAGTCTCGGATCTTGACCATACGATG GTTGATCATCATGATCCAGATGATTTGTCATTGCTTAGGTTCAATGCCTTATGGGAAGCACATTATAGGCATGACTCGCTGTTAGTTTTCTCTACTGGAAGATCGCCTACACTTTACAGAAAGCTGAGGGAGCAGAAGCCAATGCTATCTCCTGATATAACTATAATGTCAGTGGGGACTGAGATAACATATGGTGAAGCTATGCTGCCAGATGATGGTTGGGAACATGTGCTGAACCAGAAATGGGATAGGGAGATAGTTATTGAAGAAGCATCCCATCTTTCACATCTCAAGTTCCAA TCACCAACTGAGCAACGACCGCACAAAGTTAGCTTCTATGTGGAAAAGGAGCGTGCCCAGGAAGCAATTGCCACATTCTCAAAGACACTAAAGGATCGTGGG TTAGATGTGAAAATCATTTACAGTGGTGGCATTGATCTGGACATTTTACCCCAAGGGGCTGGTAAAGGACAAGCTCTGGCATATTTACTCAAAAAGTTCAATTCTGAGGGGAAGCTTCCCACAACTACTCTTGTATGTGGTGATTCAGGAAATGATGCAGATCTTTTCAGTGTGCCAGACGTTTATGGTGTCATG GTCAGCAATGCTCAAGAAGAACTATTGCAGTGGCATGCAGAAAATGCGAAGGACAACCCTAAAATAATTCATGCGACTGAGAGATGTGCATCTGGAATTATTGAAGCTCTTGGCCATTTCAGGTTAGGAGCTGCCATCTCTCCGAGGGACATCACTGATTATTCTCAGTACAAGACAGAGGGTTTCATTCCTGGGCTTGAAGTAGTaaaattttattgcttgtaTGAGAGATGGTGCCGTGCTGATACTGAAAATTCAGAGAAGCATCTGCAGGATATGAAACACACCTTT TCTGCGAATGGAGTCACTGTCCACCCATGGGGTGCTGAACAGTCCTTCTCCGATGCTGTGGAGGCATTAAGGAATTGTTATGGTGATAAGCAGGGAAAACCATTTCGGGTATGGATTGACAGGATTTCAGGGCAACAAATTCATTCGGATACATGGGTTGTGAAGTTTCGTAAGTGGGAGTTTTATG GGGAAGGGAGGCGAGGCTGCATCACAACTGCTATACTACAGTCAAAG GCCGGGCCATCAGAACAGTGCGTCTGGCTTCATCTGCATCAGACATGGCTAAATGAGATGGGAATCATGGAGGAGAGTGGGTGGATATTCTAG
- the LOC116261573 gene encoding E3 ubiquitin-protein ligase DIS1-like, producing the protein MSHLIPGKKQRKSSFSFPVSSCMDESPSLPVGSDSSVGSSEPSFVAPQKTPNIREPVILPNSDIDGLLECPVCSNSMYPPIQQCPSGHTLCFDCKSRVNNRCPICRKEIGNIRCLALEKLAASLLLPCAYHQLGCEEMFPYYSKVKHEARCVFRPYSCPHPGSDCSFTGDVPSLVEHLRLSHKVDLQNGCTFNHRYVKQDPCSVDNVSWTLTLFNCFGHFFCLHFEAFRLGAEPVYMAFLQFLGEDSDARKFGYCLEVGGNGRKLTWHGVPRSIRDDHRKVRDSHDGLIIQRSLALYFSGGDRKELKLRVTGKIWKEI; encoded by the exons ATGAGCCATCTCATACCAGGGAAGAAGCAGAGGAAAAGTAGCTTCAGCTTTCCTGTGTCTAGTTGTATGGATGAATCGCCCTCCTTGCCAGTGGGCTCTGATTCTTCAGTTGGGTCAAGTGAACCCTCTTTTGTTGCACCCCAGAAGACACCAAATATACGAGAGCCTGTTATTCTGCCAAACAGTGACATCGATGGACTTCTGGAGTGTCCCGTTTGTAGTAACTCAATGTACCCACCAATACAACAG TGTCCAAGCGGTCACACGCTCTGTTTTGATTGCAAATCTAGGGTGAATAACAGATGCCCTATTTGTAGAAAGGAAATTGGTAACATCAGATGCCTAGCATTGGAAAAACTGGCAGCTTCTCTTCTTCTACCTTGCGCATATCATCAATTGGGTTGTGAAGAGATGTTCCCTTATTACAGTAAGGTAAAGCATGAGGCTCGATGTGTTTTTCGACCCTATAGCTGTCCCCATCCGGGTTCAGATTGTTCGTTCACTGGTGATGTGCCTTCACTGGTGGAACATCTAAGGTTATCTCACAAGGTGGATCTTCAGAATGGTTGCACCTTCAATCATCGGTATGTGAAACAGGACCCCTGTTCAGTGGACAACGTTTCTTGGACATTAACT CTGTTCAACTGCTTTGGCCACTTCTTCTGTCTACACTTTGAAGCGTTCCGACTGGGTGCTGAACCTGTATACATGGCTTTCCTCCAATTTTTGGGTGAGGACTCTGATGCCAGAAAATTTGGCTACTGCCTTGAGGTTGGTGGAAATGGACGGAAACTGACATGGCATGGTGTGCCGAGGAGCATCAGAGATGATCACCGGAAGGTTCGCGATAGTCATGATGGGCTCATAATCCAGAGAAGCTTGGCTCTCTACTTCTCTGGCGGTGACAGAAAGGAGTTAAAACTCAGGGTCACTGGCAAGATATGGAAGGAGATCTGA